The following is a genomic window from Pseudomonadota bacterium.
CCGCACCACTTATTTAAACGTCGTCTTAGTCTAACCATTGGCGTTTAATGGGCTATTGAAAATAAAACCTATGTCCACTAATCATCGCGACTAGTGACTTCAAGTAAATGATATCCAAATTGAGTTTTAACTGGGCCTTGGACCTCGTTAATTGGCGCAGTAAAAACAACCTTATCAAACTCCGGCACCATGGCTCCAGGCCCGAAGGAGCCTAATTCACCCCCGCTAGCGCCTGAAGGACATGAAGAATGCTCCTTTGCCACATCAGCAAATTCTTCTCCATTTTTTATTTTCTCCTTGAGTTCAATGCAAAGTTCTTCACTGTCCACCAAAATATGCCGTGCTTCAGCTTGTGCCATTCGGCACC
Proteins encoded in this region:
- a CDS encoding peptidylprolyl isomerase, encoding MAQAEARHILVDSEELCIELKEKIKNGEEFADVAKEHSSCPSGASGGELGSFGPGAMVPEFDKVVFTAPINEVQGPVKTQFGYHLLEVTSRDD